One genomic window of Cricetulus griseus strain 17A/GY chromosome 3, alternate assembly CriGri-PICRH-1.0, whole genome shotgun sequence includes the following:
- the LOC100775010 gene encoding U2 small nuclear ribonucleoprotein B''-like isoform X2 translates to MRIQYAKTDSDIISKMGGTFADKEKKKAKPMEQAAAAANKNPGQGTPNLANTQGNTAPNPQVPDYPPNYILFLNNLPEETNEMMLSMLFNQFPGFKEVCLIPGRHDIAFVEFENDGQAEATRDALQGFKITPSHAMKITYAKK, encoded by the coding sequence ATGCGAATTCAGTATGCAAAAACAGATTCCGATATAATATCTAAAATGGGTGGCACTTTCGCtgacaaggaaaagaagaaagctaaACCCATGGAACAGGCTGCAGCAGCTGCAAACAAAAATCCTGGGCAGGGAACACCAAATTTGGCTAATACTCAGGGAAACACAGCACCAAATCCTCAGGTCCCTGATTATCCTCCAAACTATATCCTATTCCTTAATAATTTACCAGAAGAGACGAATGAGATGATGTTATCCATGCTGTTCAACCAGTTCCCTGGTTTCAAGGAAGTTTGCTTGATACCTGGGAGGCATGACATTGCATTTGTAGAATTTGAAAATGATGGGCAGGCCGAAGCTACCAGAGATGCTTTACAAGGGTTTAAGATCACACCATCCCATGCTATGAAGATTACCTATGCCAAGAAATAA
- the LOC100773559 gene encoding vomeronasal type-1 receptor 4-like, with amino-acid sequence MSVITDAFLKKTLHPGHKVFLPRKEKMILNFIKKIIVLFMTMVGTLGNISVSMNYMFSWWAGPKKKPIHLILIHLAFANIIILLGKGLPKTMAAFGLRNFLDDIGCKTLIYLERVARGVSICTSSLLTVVQAIIISPRASGWRRFRPKSAWHILPFFSFFWVLNSLISMNLIHSITSTSLNTSQLENENNYCHFMLESQKTKWIVLPLMVLRDAVFQGAMGGASGYMVLLLHKHHQHVLYLQNSKLLYRTPPELRAAQSVLLLMLCFVFFYWTDCAFSLFLSLSLGNNFLMTNAQHFLALGYATFSPLVLIHRDGLLTECWHAQ; translated from the coding sequence ATGTCTGTGATTACTGATGCTTTCTTGAAAAAGACTTTGCATCCTGGACACAAAGTTTTTCTACCTAGGAAggaaaaaatgattttgaattttattaagaaaataattgtcCTCTTCATGACTATGGTTGGTACTCTGGGGaatatttctgtttctatgaactATATGTTCAGTTGGTGGGCAGGCCCCAAGAAGAAACCCATACACCTTATTCTCATCCACTTGGCCTTTGCAAACATTATAATCCTTCTTGGAAAAGGATTGCCAAAGACAATGGCAGCATTTGGATTGAGAAACTTCCTAGATGACATAGGCTGTAAAACCCTTATTTACCTGGAAAGGGTGGCCCGTGGAGTCTCCATCTGCACCAGCAGTCTCCTCACTGTGGTCCAGGCCATCATCATCAGTCCCAGAGCATCTGGGTGGAGGAGGTTCAGACCAAAGTCTGCATGGCACATCCTtccattcttttcattcttttgggTGCTCAATTCTTTAATAAGTATGAACCTAATCCATTCCATCACAAGCACAAGCCTGAATACATCACAGCTTGAGAATGAAAACAACTATTGCCATTTTATGCTAGAAAGTCAGAAAACAAAGTGGATTGTTCTCCCTCTCATGGTCCTGAGAGATGCAGTGTTTCAGGGTGCCATGGGAGGGGCCAGTGGCTACATGGTACTTCTTCTCCACAAGCACCACCAGCATGTCCTCTACCTTCAGAACTCCAAGCTTCTCTACAGAACTCCCCCTGAGCTGAGAGCTGCTCAGAGTGTCCTCCTGCTgatgctctgttttgttttcttctattggaCAGACTGtgccttttctctgtttttaagtCTCTCTTTAGGGAACAATTTCTTGATGACAAATGCTCAACATTTTCTGGCCCTTGGTTATGCAACTTTTAGCCCCCTTGTGTTGATTCACAGGGATGGACTTCTGACTGAGTGTTGGCATGCTCagtga
- the LOC100774723 gene encoding putative vomeronasal receptor-like protein 4, whose protein sequence is MKMIWRYLIQRLTFFSLTGLGVLGNMILFVRHVYTFIMSPEKKYIDVILVHLAFVNTIIIHCIGVRNIATNFYYRNFLGDVGCKTIIYLERVARGLSICTTCLLSMVQAVTISPRTTLCRKVKPQTAWQVLPFLLLFWIFNSLISSNLLHYITAARSTNKSNVAMYTGHCYMLPSRHIVKWLFLSLMALRDVIFQSLMGWSSGSMALHLYKHHIRVLYLRSSRFPNNYSPEIRATHSVLTLMTCFLFFYWADFIFSFYIGSIVTHDSTILNIKAFLVLSYAGLSPFVLIIRDIHVAKHCCVLRNTKFLFTTSSL, encoded by the coding sequence ATGAAGATGATTTGGAGATACCTCATCCAGAGATTAACTTTCTTTTCACTTACTGGGCTTGGAGTTTTAGGGAACATGATCTTATTTGTGAGACATGTGTATACTTTTATTATGAGTCctgagaaaaaatatatagatgttATTCTCGTCCACCTGGCTTTTGTAAACACAATCATTATTCATTGCATAGGGGTCAGAAACATAGCCACAAATTTTTATTACAGAAACTTCCTAGGTGACGTTGGTTGTAAAACTATAATTTATCTAGAAAGGGTGGCTCGTGGCCTCTCCATCTGCACCACCTGTCTCCTCAGCATGGTCCAGGCTGTCACCATCAGTCCCAGGACCACCCTTTGCAGAAAGGTCAAACCACAGACTGCATGGCaagttcttccctttctcctcctcttttggaTCTTTAATTCCCTGATAAGCTCTAACTTGCTCCACTATATCACAGCAGCCAGGAGCACGAACAAGTCTAATGTTGCGATGTATACTGGGCATTGCTATATGCTGCCATCCAGGCACATAGTTAAGtggctgtttctctctctcatgGCTCTTCGTGATGTCATTTTTCAGAGTCTCATGGGCTGGAGCAGTGGATCTATGGCTCTCCATCTGTACAAACATCACATACGTGTCCTGTACCTTCGAAGCTCCAGGTTCCCAAATAATTACAGTCCTGAAATCAGAGCTACCCATAGTGTTCTCACTCTCAtgacctgttttcttttcttttattgggcagatttcattttctccttctatatAGGCTCCATAGTGACACATGACTCCACAATACTCAATATTAAAGCATTCTTAGTGCTTAGCTATGCCGGCCTCAGTCCCTTTGTCCTGATCATCAGGGATATCCATGTTGCTAAGCATTGCTGTGTTCTGAGAAATACAAAATTCCTTTTCACAACTAGTTCTTTATGA